The following are from one region of the Tachyglossus aculeatus isolate mTacAcu1 chromosome 13, mTacAcu1.pri, whole genome shotgun sequence genome:
- the GHRHR gene encoding growth hormone-releasing hormone receptor, producing MAGVWCWVAASVWALTAAVSPRAVAPATPVARVTLLRLSRSQDGPVWRWARLGPYTHQRLSKSATEILFRFSEEKRGPGATDSRGAGRRGVAQDLVEGRRRREGRGILLGLRTQPNLRSQNSPTPTAFLSLPFNRRTQRAKAASKPQVLKPGSVRPPGGVFARINATFRARSREGGCGLEPSWLGGKGAALEEEERGRKEHSRSFCRRVAGLVHPECDFLAELKRGERACLEAPGELENGSVGCPTAWDRLLCWPAARPGDTVTLWCPDFFLHFSAELGSVGRNCTERGWAEPFPPYAVACPVDLEAPIGDRAYFSTVKTIYTVGYSVSVTSLTVAIGVLAAFRRLRCPRNFIHIQLFLTFILKAAAVFCKDAVLFQQEDVDHCNFSTVGCKVTVTLGHYFTMTNFTWLLAEALYLSCLLVSSFPNGPRRYLWRLGLFGWGFPTVFITAWVISKLYLEDTECWDVNDNSPSWWIIKGPIVFSVGVNFLLFLNIVRILLKKLDPRHSNFNNSKNYRRLSRSTLLLIPLFGTHYIVFNFLPDWAGQGPRLYLELCAGSFQGFIVAVLYCFLNQEVQAELGRLWRGHNYGPMPVQRARVRWTWPSSSGAKMTTSVC from the exons ATGGCTGGCGTCTGGTGCTGGGTCGCCGCCTCGGTGTGGGCGCTGACCGCTGCGGTAAGTCCCCGGGCCGTGGCTCCGGCCACTCCGGTGGCCAGGGTGACTCTCCTTAGGCTGTCGCGCAGTCAGGACGGGCCGGTATGGCGCTGGGCGAGGCTGGGTCCTTACACCCACCAGAGGCTTTCCAAATCTGCAACTGAGATTTTATTTCGCTTTTCCGAAGAGAAGCGGGGGCCAGGGGCTACCGATAGCAGAGGTGCCGGGAGGCGGGGG GTCGCCCAAGACCtcgtggaggggagaaggagaagggaggggaggggaatcctTCTGGGGCTGAGGACGCAACCCAATTTGAGATCCCAAAACTCGCCCACCCCCACTGCCTTCCTGTCACTGCCCTTCAACCGCCGAA CGCAGAGAGCTAAGGCGGCGTCCAAGCCGCAGGTGCTGAAACCCGGCTCGGTCCGACCACCGGGTGGTGTCTTCGCCCGCATCAACGCCACTTTCAGGGCCCGTTCGCGGGAGGGAGGATGCGGCTTGGAGCCGAGTTGGCTCGGAGGGAAAGGGGCGGCGTTAGAAGAAGAGGAGCGGGGGAGGAAGGAACATTCCAGGT CCTTCTGCCGACGG GTCGCCGGCCTCGTGCACCCGGAATGCGACTTCCTCGCCGAGCTGAAAAGGGGCGAGCGTGCATGTCTGGAGGCTCCCGGGGAGCTGGAGAACGGCAGCGTCG GCTGCCCGACGGCGTGGGACCGTCTGCTGTGCTGGCCGGCCGCGAGGCCCGGGGACACGGTCACCTTGTGGTGCCCTGATTTCTTCCTCCACTTCAGCGCGGAGCTGG GGTCAGTGGGAAGAAATTGTACGGAGAGGGGCTGGGCTGAGCCCTTCCCGCCCTACGCTGTTGCCTGCCCCGTGGACCTGGAGGCCCCTATTGGAGAT CGGGCTTACTTCTCCACGGTCAAGACCATCTACACGGTGGGCTACAGTGTGTCCGTCACCTCCCTGACCGTCGCCATCGGGGTCCTGGCGGCTTTCCG gAGGCTCCGCTGCCCCAGAAACTTCATCCACATTCAGCTGTTCCTCACCTTCATCCTGAAGGCCGCCGCCGTCTTCTGCAAGGACGCCGTCCTCTTCCAACAGGAAGACGTGGACCACTGCAACTTCTCTACG GTGGGATGCAAAGTGACCGTAACGCTGGGCCACTACTTCACGATGACCAATTTCACCTGGCTCCTGGCCGAAGCCTTGTACCTCAGCTGCCTCCTGGTGTCGTCCTTTCCCAACGGTCCACGGCGCTATCTGTGGCGGCTGGGCCTCTTCGGCTGGG GATTTCCAACGGTTTTCATTACCGCGTGGGTGATCTCCAAGCTGTACCTGGAGGATACTGA GTGTTGGGACGTGAACGACAACTCTCCATCGTGGTGGATCATCAAGGGACCCATTGTCTTCTCGGTGGGG GTGAACTTCCTGCTTTTCCTAAACATCGTCCGGATCCTCCTGAAAAAACTGGACCCGCGACACAGCAACTTCAACAACTCCAAGAATTACAG ACGCCTGTCCCgttccacgctgctcctcatcccGCTCTTCGGGACTCACTACATCGTCTTCAACTTCCTCCCGGACTGGGCCGGCCAGGGCCCGCGGCTCTACCTGGAGCTGTGTGCTGGTTCCTTCCAG GGTTTCATCGTGGCAGTGCTCTACTGTTTCCTGAACCAAGAG GTGCAAGCGGAACTTGGACGCCTCTGGAGAGGGCACAACTATGGGCCGATGCCTGTGCAGAGGGCCAGGGTCCGGTGGACCTGGCCATCCAGTTCGGGAGCCAAGATGACCACATCAGTGTGCTAG